The following coding sequences are from one Roseimicrobium gellanilyticum window:
- a CDS encoding DUF1501 domain-containing protein, whose product MNAHLELQRLQAETRRTFLTRSGVGLGAIALQSLLHHGAQASALPVGGANPLAIKEPPIPAKARAVIYLHMSGAPPTLDLFDYKPKLNELNMQDCPESLIKGKRFAFIKGLPKMLGHPHKFQQAGGNGLPVCELMPNFMQIVDEVAVIRSMTTDQFNHAPAELFVHTGNMRAGSAAIGSWATYGLGSENADLPGFVVLLSGGTDPTGGKSLWSSGFLPSVYQGVQCRTTGEPILFSSNPEGMSRDSRRRTLDALAKLNQLEAQQFGDPETVTRIAQYELAYRMQAAVPEAFDITREPKHILDMYGAKPGEGSFANNCLLARRLVENGVRYIQLFDWGWDIHGTGKGDDLVNKFPEKCKDVDQACAALVKDLKQRGMLESTLVVWGGEFGRTPMNEARGGSKFLGRDHHPNCFGMWMAGGGVKGGVVHGATDELGYDVVEGKVTIRDLQTTILHQLGFDAKRLSYRYQGLNQRLIGPADEGRVVREVLA is encoded by the coding sequence ATGAACGCTCACCTTGAACTCCAACGCCTGCAGGCAGAGACACGCCGCACGTTCCTCACGCGCAGTGGTGTGGGATTGGGTGCCATCGCGTTGCAGAGCCTGCTGCATCATGGTGCGCAGGCCTCCGCGCTTCCGGTCGGTGGCGCAAACCCGCTTGCCATCAAGGAGCCACCGATACCCGCAAAAGCACGCGCGGTGATCTACCTGCACATGAGTGGCGCACCGCCGACACTCGACCTCTTCGACTACAAGCCGAAGCTCAATGAGCTGAACATGCAGGACTGCCCGGAGTCGCTCATCAAGGGCAAGCGCTTCGCCTTCATCAAGGGCCTGCCGAAGATGCTCGGCCATCCTCACAAGTTCCAGCAAGCAGGCGGCAATGGCCTGCCAGTATGCGAGCTCATGCCGAACTTCATGCAGATCGTGGATGAGGTGGCGGTGATCCGCTCCATGACCACGGACCAATTCAATCACGCGCCGGCGGAACTGTTTGTGCACACAGGCAACATGCGTGCGGGCAGCGCCGCCATTGGTTCCTGGGCCACCTATGGGCTCGGCAGTGAGAATGCCGACCTTCCCGGCTTCGTGGTTCTGCTCAGTGGAGGCACGGATCCCACGGGCGGGAAGAGCCTCTGGAGCAGCGGCTTCCTCCCCAGCGTGTACCAGGGCGTGCAGTGCCGCACCACCGGTGAGCCCATCCTTTTCTCCAGCAATCCCGAGGGCATGAGCCGCGACTCACGGCGTCGCACGCTGGATGCGCTGGCGAAGCTGAACCAACTCGAAGCACAGCAGTTTGGCGATCCGGAAACCGTCACCCGTATCGCGCAGTACGAGCTGGCCTATCGCATGCAGGCCGCGGTGCCCGAAGCCTTCGACATCACCCGCGAGCCGAAGCACATCCTCGACATGTATGGCGCGAAGCCGGGTGAAGGTTCCTTCGCCAACAATTGCCTGCTGGCCCGTCGTCTCGTCGAGAATGGTGTGCGCTACATCCAGCTCTTTGACTGGGGCTGGGACATCCACGGTACCGGCAAGGGCGATGACCTCGTGAACAAATTCCCCGAGAAGTGCAAGGACGTCGACCAGGCCTGCGCCGCTCTCGTGAAGGATCTCAAGCAACGCGGCATGCTGGAGAGCACCCTCGTGGTATGGGGCGGTGAGTTCGGCCGCACGCCCATGAATGAAGCGCGCGGCGGCAGCAAGTTCCTCGGCCGCGACCACCACCCCAACTGCTTCGGCATGTGGATGGCCGGCGGCGGAGTGAAAGGCGGTGTCGTCCACGGTGCCACGGATGAACTCGGCTACGACGTCGTCGAAGGCAAAGTCACCATCCGTGATTTGCAGACCACCATCCTCCACCAACTCGGCTTTGATGCGAAACGCCTCAGCTACCGCTACCAGGGCCTCAACCAGCGGCTCATCGGGCCTGCGGATGAGGGACGGGTGGTGCGGGAGGTTCTTGCCTAG
- a CDS encoding DUF1553 domain-containing protein, translating into MTTAPRLHASATCTVALLSMAGLGQMLHAEENPHGDVFKNRPVPAIVDYNRDVRPIISEKCFHCHGADESSRKAKLRLDLRDEAVKDHKGTFAVKPKDPDNSEVMKRILTKDPDEVMPPPEHGHALSARETEILRKWIAQGAEYAEHWAFVPPVKRMPGGKMDPIDGWIAQKQKEHGLALSPEADRYTLIRRVALDLTGLPPSPEEVKAYLEDTSDTAYASMVDRFLAKPAYGERWARVWLDIARYADSAGYGSDPLRLNIWPYRDWVIEAFNRNLPYDQFTIEQIAGDLLPNATESQLVATAFHRNTMTNTEGGTDDEEFRVAAVKDRIATTMQTWMGLTLGCAQCHSHKFDPITQQEYYEFFAIFNQTEDSDKGDEYPTLPKPTPEQKQKTETLQGEIAALEKRMNETASPELQKELAAWENTIKQPTKWEPLAVTSLKSEKGVKLQQTEDLSILADAAESDVHTLEATTQGKRITGVMVEALASDSLPGKGPGRSGGGNFVLSEFKLSTAPVDKNAAAKRARYVRVSLPGKARLLHLAEVQVFSGGKNVATLGAASQSSTGFSGPANLANDGNTDGDYARKSVSHCAQQDDPWWEIDLKSEMPIDSVTVWNRTDGGTSKRTENFVVTALGGNRQEIFRAQQASEPNPSASFTLGGPTQIAFKDATADFEQQDYFVKHAIDGKDDTGWAVGPSFGIDHRAVFVAARPFGDAGKDTKLTFTLAQHYGSNHTLGRYRISITTDAVPQPAMPENIRNILAMPAKDRSPADAAALLAYYKPMSKTLADTRKELEAKQKTLAGIKPLAVPVMKEFAKDKQRESHFLVKGNFLMPGDKVEPALLKSFHKAPETGPASRLTVAHWLMSRDNPLTARVAVNRLWAQLFGRGLVETEEDFGTQGTLPTHPELLDYLAVQFMDLKWDMKAMIRELVMSRTYRQTGRPTAEAMKQDPRNEWLSHYPRRRLDAEQVRDQALALSGLLSPKMGGPSVYPPQPDGLWRAAFNGQRSWETSKGEDRYRRGLYTFWRRTVPYPSMATFDAPSRENSTMRRLPTNTPLQAFVTLNDPAYVEMAQALGARILREGGTTVEARVKFGLELCLARPVSDEQVTTLVQLYQQELANYEANPEDAKKLSTSTTLPAEKGYSPSTPPAEAAAWTAVANVLLNLDGVLTKG; encoded by the coding sequence ATGACTACTGCTCCGCGCCTCCACGCGTCCGCCACCTGCACGGTGGCCCTCCTCAGCATGGCCGGGCTCGGCCAGATGCTGCACGCGGAGGAGAATCCGCATGGCGATGTCTTCAAGAACCGCCCGGTGCCGGCCATCGTGGACTACAACCGCGATGTGCGGCCCATCATCTCGGAGAAGTGCTTCCACTGCCATGGTGCGGATGAGAGTTCACGCAAAGCCAAGCTCCGCCTCGATCTGCGCGATGAGGCGGTGAAGGACCACAAGGGCACTTTTGCCGTGAAGCCCAAGGACCCGGATAATAGTGAGGTGATGAAGCGCATCCTCACCAAGGACCCGGATGAGGTGATGCCCCCACCAGAGCACGGTCACGCTTTGAGCGCGCGGGAGACTGAAATCTTGCGCAAGTGGATCGCACAGGGCGCGGAGTATGCGGAGCACTGGGCTTTCGTCCCGCCAGTGAAGCGGATGCCGGGGGGCAAGATGGACCCGATTGACGGATGGATTGCGCAGAAGCAAAAGGAACATGGCCTCGCCCTGTCTCCTGAGGCCGACAGATACACCCTGATACGCCGTGTGGCGCTGGACCTCACGGGCCTGCCACCCTCCCCAGAGGAGGTGAAGGCTTATCTCGAAGACACCAGCGACACCGCCTACGCGAGCATGGTGGACCGCTTCCTCGCCAAGCCTGCCTATGGCGAGCGCTGGGCTCGTGTCTGGCTGGACATCGCGCGCTATGCGGACTCCGCGGGCTATGGCAGTGACCCCCTGCGCCTGAATATTTGGCCGTATCGCGACTGGGTCATCGAGGCCTTCAATCGCAACCTGCCGTATGACCAGTTCACCATCGAGCAGATTGCGGGCGATCTGCTGCCGAATGCGACGGAGAGCCAACTCGTGGCCACCGCCTTCCACCGCAATACGATGACGAACACCGAGGGCGGCACGGATGACGAAGAGTTCCGCGTCGCAGCGGTGAAGGACCGCATTGCCACCACCATGCAGACGTGGATGGGCCTCACGCTCGGCTGTGCGCAGTGCCACTCGCACAAGTTCGACCCCATCACGCAGCAGGAGTATTATGAGTTCTTCGCCATCTTCAACCAGACGGAAGACAGCGATAAAGGAGATGAATACCCCACACTCCCGAAGCCAACGCCTGAGCAGAAGCAGAAGACAGAGACACTCCAGGGAGAAATAGCCGCGCTTGAAAAGCGCATGAATGAAACGGCCTCCCCTGAGCTTCAAAAGGAACTCGCCGCATGGGAAAACACCATCAAGCAGCCCACGAAATGGGAGCCGCTTGCAGTGACCTCCCTGAAGTCCGAGAAGGGCGTGAAGCTCCAGCAGACGGAGGACCTTTCCATCCTCGCGGATGCTGCAGAATCCGATGTGCACACGCTCGAAGCCACGACCCAGGGCAAGCGCATCACCGGGGTGATGGTGGAGGCACTTGCGAGCGACAGTCTCCCCGGCAAGGGACCCGGTCGCTCCGGTGGAGGGAACTTTGTGCTGAGCGAGTTCAAGCTCAGCACGGCACCCGTGGATAAGAATGCCGCAGCGAAACGCGCGCGTTACGTGCGTGTGTCACTGCCCGGCAAAGCCCGCCTTCTGCACCTGGCAGAAGTCCAGGTGTTCTCTGGAGGCAAGAATGTCGCCACCTTGGGCGCCGCCAGCCAGTCCTCCACCGGATTCAGTGGCCCAGCGAACCTGGCGAATGATGGCAATACCGACGGCGACTATGCCAGGAAATCCGTGAGCCACTGCGCACAGCAGGACGACCCCTGGTGGGAGATCGACTTGAAGAGCGAGATGCCCATCGACTCTGTGACCGTGTGGAATCGTACCGATGGCGGCACGAGCAAGCGCACGGAGAATTTTGTCGTGACTGCCCTGGGCGGAAACCGTCAGGAAATCTTCCGGGCCCAACAAGCCAGTGAACCGAATCCCAGCGCCAGCTTCACCCTCGGCGGTCCGACGCAGATTGCCTTCAAAGATGCAACGGCTGACTTTGAGCAGCAGGACTACTTCGTGAAGCACGCCATCGATGGCAAGGATGATACCGGCTGGGCCGTGGGGCCGAGCTTTGGCATAGACCACCGTGCGGTGTTTGTGGCGGCACGCCCATTCGGTGACGCCGGAAAGGACACGAAGCTCACCTTCACGCTCGCCCAGCACTATGGCTCGAATCACACACTGGGGCGCTATCGCATCTCCATCACCACGGATGCTGTGCCGCAGCCTGCGATGCCGGAGAACATCCGGAATATTCTGGCCATGCCCGCCAAGGACCGCAGTCCTGCGGATGCCGCGGCGCTGCTCGCCTATTACAAGCCCATGTCCAAGACCCTTGCCGACACCCGCAAGGAACTTGAAGCCAAACAAAAGACGCTGGCGGGTATCAAGCCGCTCGCGGTTCCCGTGATGAAGGAGTTCGCGAAGGACAAACAGCGTGAAAGCCACTTCCTCGTCAAAGGCAACTTCCTCATGCCTGGTGACAAGGTGGAGCCGGCCTTGCTGAAGTCCTTTCACAAAGCACCGGAAACAGGACCCGCCTCACGCCTTACCGTGGCGCATTGGTTGATGTCGCGTGATAACCCTCTCACCGCGCGCGTGGCAGTGAATCGTCTGTGGGCGCAATTGTTCGGACGAGGGCTCGTGGAGACGGAAGAGGACTTTGGCACGCAGGGCACCTTGCCCACACATCCGGAGCTGCTCGATTATCTCGCAGTCCAGTTCATGGATTTGAAGTGGGATATGAAAGCGATGATACGTGAGCTCGTGATGAGCCGCACGTACCGGCAAACAGGACGCCCTACTGCTGAGGCGATGAAGCAGGATCCACGCAACGAATGGCTCAGCCACTACCCACGCCGCCGTCTCGACGCGGAGCAGGTGCGCGATCAAGCCCTCGCCTTGAGCGGTCTGCTTTCGCCGAAGATGGGCGGACCCAGTGTCTACCCTCCGCAACCCGATGGTCTGTGGCGTGCCGCTTTCAACGGCCAGCGCTCGTGGGAAACAAGCAAGGGAGAAGACCGCTATCGCCGCGGCTTGTACACCTTCTGGCGCCGCACGGTGCCGTATCCCAGCATGGCCACCTTCGATGCGCCGAGTCGTGAGAACTCCACCATGCGTCGCCTGCCGACGAACACTCCGCTACAGGCTTTCGTGACGTTGAACGATCCAGCCTATGTGGAAATGGCCCAGGCGCTCGGCGCGCGCATCTTGCGTGAGGGTGGTACCACTGTGGAAGCCCGCGTGAAGTTCGGCCTGGAATTGTGCCTTGCTCGTCCGGTAAGCGACGAGCAGGTCACCACGCTGGTGCAGCTCTACCAGCAGGAGCTCGCGAACTACGAGGCGAATCCCGAAGATGCGAAGAAGCTCTCCACCAGCACGACCTTGCCTGCAGAGAAAGGATACTCACCCAGCACCCCACCCGCCGAAGCCGCCGCCTGGACCGCCGTCGCGAATGTGCTGCTCAATCTCGATGGCGTGCTCACCAAAGGCTGA